Below is a window of Procambarus clarkii isolate CNS0578487 chromosome 43, FALCON_Pclarkii_2.0, whole genome shotgun sequence DNA.
tgaattaaatatttacacatcttttgggcatttgttatagaattgtttctgaattcacgtatctttgcgCAGTTCttcagtgacggagggtgtgcgaataatttcgttgacacagtttacagttggtcaggtctacatcagcagataataagaattcccagagatacttgtaagtctaagccgagcagtagtaacatctagaagtctgctgattttattggatgaaccatagatgtgtggctcctcttgcatgatagtatgatgatagatggaattactgctgacaatttcactttgcctcagatctacaagattttgttgaagttcttgatgtactgctgctctcagactgcttattgacaatccaaggttttctcataggctcctttaaaggcagattctttggctaactcatcagctctatcatgcattcggaggccaacatgagatggagtccacatgaaatggactctgttaccatcattaatttttttttgtatttgtgtctagcttcggacacgagtatgttacagttatgtcttaaagagttgagagctatTAAAGATGATAAGAGTCACTTAcatttaatgtatcaagtttggagacttttacacatttcagtgcaaggatcaaggcaaatagttcggtctgaagggtagaggcccagttgtttatacggactccccactcaaaatataagccatcgcccattgtcaggacaactgcacttccagctgcacccgtggggcggtgtagggaaccatcaaatCAGTGTATatcatttgagagagagaatgctccatCATATACactgcatcaatatggcttaaggagttgagctttgcctcaagacgaagcttgggctgatctctaatttgcttcttgggtggaaagggagggattaaaattggaaagggtgtaacctcccacggtgcaggaaagtgccgttgttgtttctcttggtacaaattataaatttgTTACattcagttccagttttagttatctaTTTGGAACATTATTGACCTTCAATAAATAAATTCTGGAGGTCttcagggttaggatgagctagcctaagcatttttataccaatttgacagttaaattCAGTACCTACAACCTTCCTTTTCTTTAACAATAGGCAACAGCCTCTCTCCTACATTGTGCTACAACTTGTCTCTCTAACATTGGACTACAACCTTTCACTCAATCTAGGTGTTACGACCTCTTTGTCATATATAGGCCTACAACTTTTCTTTCAAGCATTATGGACACGTCGATAGACGTTAGTTTTAACACTGGTGTCATTTCATTTCATTTGCAAATTCAACATCTCGGCTTTGGAAGGTCTGCGAGTATTGAAGTTTGACGAGGCATATAGACTAGCGTTAGGTTCCGTGGATAGAAAACTAAATTCTTCAACGAAAACGTTTTCAACATGTACATTTTTATATTTTACACTAACGACTTATAttacaataaagttataacttgagaataatttttGTTTAAGGCAAAGGTTCATTTGCCAGTTTAGATTGTAACTATTACTGGAactgtaatatgctttcagaccatcacaaatatctagatgaTTGGAGAGAGAGTGGTTTCTCTTGGTAATGGATTTGGCCTGAGGAAGGGCTCTCTAGTAGATATGATGTCGAGTCAGTAATGCACTGTTAGaaaagtggggtccaagagctaactacTCGATCCTGCAGTAacaaataataaacacacacacacacacacaacccaattttgaaaaaaaaacaaaatatccaATCAATGTATCctgtaaaataatttaataatttataacCTGGAAGCTTCAGATTAAAACGAAATCGGCAATACAAATGTTTACATCTTGGCTTCACGCTTAATGCACCACATTTTGCCCGCTAACAACCACAGCCTCAAAATTCCGGTGCCTTTCTGAAATTAAAAGCACTTCTATATAGACGCTTCCTGGAACTACAGAGCCTCAAGACTGGTAGGTGTAAAGGATTGACTAGGCCAGAACACCCCCATCATATCTCACGCCTGTCAGCTCGTGAGAACGGCGCTAATAAACAAACGCCAATTAATCAGATAACATAAAGTGCGAGCCAATCATAATGCAGCTTTATGAAGGCATCGCAGTTAACAGAGACAAATACAACCACTCACCGAAGTACACTGGCTTGCTGCACTTGGGGCAGTTCGGCATGTTGGAGATGGTGAACACTTGATTCCTTGAGGGTGGAGAGGGCCGCGAGCGTTCTCCTGGGCGTCTGACGGGCGAGTGAGCGGCCAGTCAGGGAACCCCGCCTCTGGGGCCCGGAGGCTGGCAAGGTTGCCAGTAATTGACAGCTACGTGTTTATTGACACCTGAGATAACATCCAGCCATGGCTTCATCCACGGTCAAGACTGGGTGTTGTGATGGGGGCAGTGACGATGGCGACCATGTTGTCCGGAGTGGtgactggtgttgctggggttgaaACACATAGTGAGCATTGCAGCGTTGCAGTTgctgcaatgtgtgtgtgtgaaacactTATCAACAGTGTTTGCCCCGCGAAAAGCTTCATATGTGGCACATGATATgtaatggttgtttctgcacgagCTGCGGTTACATAATGATTTACATAACAACATAGTCAGCCCAGTAGCAATGCAGGACCACAGTACTTGTATTGACGTAATGCACAATTAGAAACTGTAATCTGGTACtaatgaatttggacaaacctgaAAAACTTTTGAATTTATGTTGCTTATAAAATCTAACAACCAAACCATCCTAGGCCTATAGGATGAGgcctatagtacatatatgtgctatactaggcctagaaatatttaagtttggctTTTAGCCTCATTTCTTCGGGACTCTATCAAGTAAATAGTAccgaattctactatctaattgtccattacagtCGATATGTGTCGGATAGTACACATACTTACACAGTGGACTAGGTTTTACTAACACATAATTAGTCTCTAAATATTACCAACGAAAATGTTTGATTATTTGTATATGTTTCTGTATTAAAGGTCAGAACTTTCACTTTATAGTTACAGTTGACTGTTGGTAAATGTTTGTCAGTAATTTGTGTCGAAAGTCAGCATAACATGTCTTGTTACACTGCCCTCTGTGGTGACGTCACACTGCCCTCTGCGGTGACGTCACACTGCCCTCTGCGGTGACGTCACACTGCATTCTGTGCTGACGTCATATATGGAGAATCATCCATATTTGGAGAATTATATCTAATTGACGATTTCCTGTTTCATTGTCAATTAGGGGGCTAATGAAGGCGAAGCAGGACCAGGTGGTGGCAGGTAAGAAGGTCTCAAGAGTACTGCTAGGGGCGCAGTACAGTTTTCGTGTTTATAACATCTAAGGCGATCAACTTTCTAAGATCACGAAGAGTGGACTGAAGGCTATAgtagatgttgttgttatagattcagctactcggaacaagttccaagtagcacgggctatagtgagcccgtaacttacctggcacaggagcggggcaagtagcacgggctatggtgagcccgtagtggacttacctggcactggaacGGTGGGTGGCTATAATAGAGCTCTGGGGTCTTTAAATATAACTAAGGGCTGGGTAGTGGACGAAGGAGAGACATTACCCCAGACCCCCGTTACACTAGCCCCAAGCCTCTGACCTAATTTACAAGCaaacattatataatataaatactaGAAGGAGGTATACTCAGTGGTACCCGGGGTAGTCTGTTCCTTCTGCTGACCCCCCATTCCACCCCTCTTCTTTCCCTTTACCCATACATCTCTCTTTTCCATCACCCTTTCCAGTCCATATattttcctccccctccccctcccatttcCAATTTCCCCGTTTCCCTGCCCCCTTGAAAATGTAATGAGTCGGGTGCCGTAAGGATCCATTTTGGGGCTCAACCCTCTTTGTCATACTCATAGGAGGAGACATAGAGGACATAGAGGAGATTATTacaaaaccacatcatcaaatctgcagatgacactaagatttatTGTAAAGCTGGTAATGAAAATGATATTcaaaccttacaaagagatctacatgacctCCATTAATGGCCGGAAGATTGGCAGATTTGTTAATATCGAAAAATGTAAGACCCTGGTTCATAATGTACATTATAACTACGTATGATGTGCGTCAACAATCAACAACATCTTGCAGCAGATAGATGAACAAAAGAATTTTGCGTCAGAATCCATAATTCGctgaaagttgcacaagtggGAGTTGCAGTGAAGAAGAGCCAACTAAATCCTTGGATAGTCAGACGTAAATTTGATTTTAGGGAAACGACGGcagttattctactgtataagTCTCTGATacacttggattattgtatcccAGCATGGAGACCTCGTCTACAGAAAGACATATCTGGTTCGGAGGAAGTACAACACCGGGCGATAAAAATAATTTCAGAACTAAGCTATCTCGAGCCGggaggtcgaccgagcggacagcacgctggacttgtgatcctgggttcgatcccaggcgccggcgagaaacaatggacagagtttctttcacccctatgcccctgttacctagcagtaaaataggtacctgggagttagtcagctgtcacgggctgcttcctgggggtggaggcctggtcgaggaccgggacgtGGGGacgctaaaaagccccgaaatcatctcaagatagatctcTCATactaggaacggttgagggccacagggctaacaacactacaaaccagacatgacagggcagaTCCCATCAAAGCTTTTAAAACATTGAACAACTTGGAGGAAGTTGATCAATTCCATatgtcttcaaaaggtcagctgtaacacaaacaaggaacaacggatTCAAGCTCAACAATTAGCTACTTTATTAGCTAATAAAGAGGGTAATGGGGTTAAAAAGATAAGATTTTTAAAATTAGATTAAAAAGTTAAGAAATAAGTCATTCCATTTTGATTTACAAGACCAAGTTTTTTTAACTATTAAAACTAATGGATACTTTAATTTAGTTTATATGTGTTCTTTAATTCTGTCCTCCTAATAGAAATTCGTATGACTTTGAATTGTCTAATGCAATTATTTGAAACAAATTAAAGAAAAAGaaattacttcagatttagaagaactaagaattgCCCAGaagcctgaaagctgcagtattaaaagctatgacaatttttttaatagtaggtatttgtatggtcagcacagtaaccggaccaggcaatgtgatgtagtcattgcgcgaattcgccttggctatagacacgtctggcaggttagtgaggctgagccactaccagaatactcagattgtaaactgtgataaacctttaaagcattcactagaacactatacaaAACCGTAAaatactttagacctcctggggccggattcaggaaggtacttacgaaggtttttcctcttagctaagagcgttttccgtcttagcgccttcgtggcggctacgtccgtattcaattaactaccctaagtggaaaaatcttcgtaagttcattccgggatttaagtgtggtttcgaccactcgtagctttatgtaaactggatataagtcattttttctctactacataacactgggatcgatttatgatattggaacatgaccaaaacattatagctggtgaatctagtggagagtaatccttcgtgttagttatatatgcattctctgcttgaaacttgaagtaaatatgtgtttgatgatagtagaattagttttataatagcaagatattataccagtagttattaagtaaataaacactggtgaacatgaaatatgagagaaggtgatgagccctgcctgatgggatcatttactatcaccaaatgcccctgttcacctagtagtaagggtgtaccttagctatacatacccatttctaatttatttagtttggttttattttgaaattaaatctgggtgagacataaaataaaaatatgctgcacaaatgatgttaggtaaggaaaagggtaaaaatgtcaaaaactttattcattgaatacttaaagctataattatgactatatagactactaaaaaagagagagggaagtaggggtccaagacctcttcctgttatacaatttgggtgtggaacaagtaattatcaaaagaaggcaccatgccgggaaggctatgtagcagtaaggcagtgaggtgaggcagctacttatttgagaaatgcttattttatttaccttataagctgaggcaacttattttatttgaggaatactcagctgattcctctacatttagcatggaacaaatttgtgtccaagacctcttcctgttacacaatttggctgtgtgtaaccaaactagaagtgctctacaaatcaagggacccagaatgtggaatgacctcccaaatcatgtcaaaggctgtacctctctcaaccagtttaagagttaaaccaagtactgcctaattaactccatgtaacctaacttacctcctaaatgtcaacccatgtcttgctattttttaaacaacgctgttcaccaacatgtgcaattgctgatttatgctatgttaaccccctttttgtatttttttattccttctttcaacacaatttatacctaatctcgattgctattaagttttagtctgtgtttttttccccccacaccttgcccgaaatgctatgagtattagtggctttaggtattgtatgtactagctctgcctataaatccaacattatgtttgtaaatcaactgtatgtacttttcctgaataaaatgtatttattatttattttttaatcagtaagtattaaaagaaggcaccaagctgggaaggctatgtagcaccattgtgtgtaacaataaaccaaattttttttaacaaataatgcacctgtatgggaaaacaaatcctgtcagctgtaaaaatattgatgcagttatttaaatgaaaaatataatgaaagaaatattactggtttatttttatcctatctttttgtactgtacagtatatccaaggaagtgaaaaattaagacataatgcacaatttaatgaatgattagcatggattagcagttcaaaagaaatatgacttgtattacatatcaacatgagatcttaatgatccatggtcaacatgatttaataaggataatacagtactgtatttgtaataatacaaactataatttaaaatctttattactgattttttttattaagaagattaggtatacacagcaatgtgctgctaccctattctatatggaatattacacagtgtagataaaaaactagctataagtttatctaatactcccatctcacaggatggttagacatactgtacatggaatcaatttagaaaataccagcctcaatacaaaaaacaaatcaactctgactaaacaactctaagcaattttcacaagaggtaagcactgaaccatggaaacattatattataattactcttaccagtttcttcaaaactcctctcaaacaatgtatttttaaacatgtttaggtatacacagcaatgtgctgcttccctattctgtataatggaccacacagtgtagatcaaaaaccagctacaagctcacccaacatcctcacctcacaggatggccagtcatacatggaattaggagagaacaaaatacttaatgctgatctattagcctccactggcaaaatctgggtgcagcacaagaatatcttccaatattcctgagtgtatgaagtaattacagagctcaaagtacctcataccatttggtatgaagtcactgataacaggacaatcacagatatagtgttggagagtatgttctctcaagtaggactgaaaacagatgttttttttttccaccaagagggctataaacccatggaaccgtctacccgctgaagccgtaaatgccaaattccagctaaaaaataacattaattcaattggcgggttctttaacaagccgccggctttctgtcctcttcgaggtcactagatagttagtggcccttgggtaaattcagtaaatatatacaataattgtcagcgcatcttccgagcaacaaggacagcaacacagtatctcttagaattacgtaggtaaacaacaaatgtaacatatttgtttactacaatgtcggtgctggctgtagaagttgaaaaaacattgttttacttcgaaatatactaattttataagaaaattcgacgtaaataggaggcagtagagctcctataagccagcgctaaatcttcaatatgaagaatgttgctgctctctgattggccaaacgaaacacagtagtgacctctatcggcacgcaggtgaaccaacaattttcttcctaagtataccttattgaatcgcacctaagcatcatcttagggcgcacttaggaaccttcgtagcaaacccacttacgaagaaatacacagagcttcctgaatctaggtcctggcctattgtaccaccaactgtgtaactatttcattgactcaggtgttctggacgacatcctaacaatttatccaaaatttgcttgtccattttaaagaatgaagaacaatttttatatatattacttctaagctgtatcacttatgaacccatccctgcccttgtgtggcagtgcacatccctgcccttgtgtggcagtgcacatccctgcccttgtgtggcagtgcacaatagaaagttgtgttcacatatccatacattaaaacattgattgtaaccaagatatatatgtgcttcagcctacagtttagacctattgtcttgtgtatgaccctctgtcctgcgtgacagtgaatactagcattatcctcactttaataagacttaatcgaaatcctcaaattaggcaaaattgtaatttattttgtcaataaagatgttaataataataactaccACAATATTCAGCTTGTGAACCCTGTCACAAATCTTTAATGCATTCATTACAatactatattgttgaatatgaaaCTATAcaagactttagacctcctggcctattgtaccaccaactgtgtaactattttattgactcaggtgttctggacgacatcctaacaatttatccaaaatttgcttgtccattttatttatttatttatttatttatttatttatttatatgtatacaaGAAGTTACTTTGGGTTTATGCaccccatcctccgaatagacagtatgttttaatactaaatgcaataagtacaatcctgactatcgacatagtacataaatacacttaatcgccagcatCGGGACCAAAGGAAACAAATTGTAATAATCGTATTTTTGGTTTATGAAACAGGCATTTTACCTTAGTTCCCCCAGAAATATTTTCGTAGCTGAATAGAAAAATGTGATTTATATATGAAAAGGGCTAACTTTAAATAAAGTTACACCAATTTCTAACGGTGAATTAttatataatactaataataatggtGAAGGAAAGACTCGatatatgtgtaagtgtattaaaacgaAATGTAAAAATGTAGCAAGCACATTATGTCAGTGGTATACTTGCTCCATATTCTCATTAGCTGCTTCTacgtcttcttgatagtaggtgcaggttGCATGATCTCATTGCTTAACTGCAGATAACGAGAGATGGGTCTTTTAATGCTACTTAGTCCACTAATTACGATTAATACTTCTTTCCAAACCTGGGGTAAAGCTGGATCCACACTGGTGGGGTAAAGCTGGATCCACACTGGTGGGGTAAAGCTGGATCCACACTGGTGTGGTAAAGCTGGATCCACACTGGTGTGGTAAAGCTGGATCCACACTGGTGGGGTAAAGCTGGATCCACACTGGTGGGGTAAAGCTGGATCCACACTGGTGGGGTAAAGCTGGATCCACACTGGTGTGGTAAAGCTGGATCCACACTGGTGTGGTAAAGCTGGATCCACACTGGTGGGGTAAAGCTGGATCCACACTGGTGTGGTAAAGCTGGATCCACACTGGTGGGGTAAAGCTGGATCCACACTGGTGGGGTAAAGCTGGATCCACACTGGTGGGGTAAAGCTGGATCCACACTGGTGGGGTAAAGCTGGATCCACACTGGTGGGGTAAAGCTGGATCCACACTGGTGGGGTAAAGCTGGATCCACACTGGTGGGGTAAAGCTGTATCCACACTGGTGGGGTAAAGCTGGATCCACACTGGTGGGGTAAAGCTGGATCTTACGTTTGTCTCCACCAGTATTTaagagttgtgtcattggtcagtggatcatgttctgaccagtgacaactttgctacaaaaacagttattaatatagcactacctcctagacctccagctcctGAGCCCGGATGGaactttatcaaagcagattggacgaagtttcaggaatctcaatcaatcaatcaattaaatataggtcaagataccctaatgggtgagcgtggaagtggggatagggtaagaattggtgggggtgagaggaagggttttcagtatgaggtaaagtgccagggctagacccagctgtatggcattgaaatcgttatgaccagactaggcaatGAAGGCAAGGAATCGAATCTTTGTGACAGCATTTCGtctttctgagcacccacggagatagcagccctcagctgggtgagccctggaggctcacaccagatgtggtcttagaTTTGCTAATCAGCATCGTGcccccacccaaggcaccagaaaacgggagctagctggttccccccatcccccctaaagaggggggagaagagttaggaggctatagttggaagtttgtgatttgagtagtgatatATTAGAGGAGAGGGGTCAGGaatctctcgaaacttggcaccaaaactacactcctgacaacaccgaagaaatggaaaaagatttagtaaatgcaatacatagagcagcaaatcacgccatccccaagaggaaaataattacccaacaacataaggaccattggtattactgtgataggatcaaagagctacataatagactaaatt
It encodes the following:
- the LOC138373635 gene encoding gastrula zinc finger protein XlCGF46.1-like codes for the protein MTQLLNTGGDKRKIQLYPTSVDPALPHQCGYSFTPPVWIQLYPTSVDPALPHQCGSSFTPPVWIQLYPTSVDPALPHQCGSSFTPPVWIQLYHTSVDPALPHQCGSSFTTPVWIQLYHTSVDPALPHQCGSSFTPPVWIQLYPTSVDPALPHQCGSSFTTPVWIQLYPTSVDPALPHQCGSSFTPGLERSINRN